The proteins below come from a single Natranaerofaba carboxydovora genomic window:
- the lepB gene encoding signal peptidase I, with translation MTKNIKKETLDWIKSLAVAVLIALLIRHFVVEIFLVEGQSMYPTLSHSERLVVNKFWYRLDEPERDDIVVFSYNENKDFIKRVIGLPGEEIKIDEGEVHLDGEPLEEDYYTSGSRNDNFGPEVVPENHYFVLGDNRDNSMDSRSESVGYVSQEQIKGKAFFVFWPFDSAGTID, from the coding sequence ATGACAAAGAATATCAAAAAAGAGACTTTGGATTGGATAAAATCATTAGCTGTTGCTGTGCTAATTGCATTGTTGATAAGACATTTTGTTGTGGAGATTTTTTTGGTTGAAGGGCAATCAATGTATCCAACACTGTCACACTCCGAGAGACTTGTTGTAAATAAGTTTTGGTATAGGTTAGATGAGCCTGAACGAGATGATATAGTGGTTTTTAGCTATAATGAGAACAAAGACTTTATTAAGAGAGTAATTGGCCTACCTGGTGAGGAAATAAAAATAGATGAAGGGGAAGTTCATCTAGACGGGGAACCATTAGAGGAAGATTATTATACATCCGGGTCTAGAAATGATAATTTTGGGCCAGAAGTGGTACCTGAAAATCACTATTTTGTATTGGGCGATAACAGGGATAATAGTATGGATAGCCGTTCTGAGTCTGTAGGTTATGTTTCACAAGAACAGATAAAAGGCAAAGCTTTTTTTGTATTTTGGCCTTTTGATAGTGCAGGAACAATAGATTAA
- the ffh gene encoding signal recognition particle protein, which yields MAFEGLSEKLQSALGKLKGKGKVTEKDLKVALREVRLALLEADTNYKVVKDFVGRVRERALGQEVMESLTPGQQVIKIVRDEMTELMGSSANEVNLPSSPPGVIMLAGLQGSGKTTMAGKLAQKYKKENKTPLLVACDVQRPAAIKQLQVLGERLDVPVFSMGDKNSPVDIAKGALSQAKKNNNEVVIIDTAGRLHIDEELMEELQALNSEVSADEVLLVVDAMTGQDAVNVAETFNERLDISGVIMTKLDGDTRGGAALSVKAVTGKPIKFAGTGEKLDDLEVFHPDRMASRILGMGDALSLIEKAEESIDKEKAKEMEKKLRSQTFTLEDFLEQLQQIKSMGPIDQMMDMIPGMAGNKKLKNMSVDESELVKIEAIIQSMTREERFDPSIINSSRKKRIAKGSGTRVQDVNKLLKQFENMKKMMKQLGKMDKKGMQKKMGNLPFMS from the coding sequence ATGGCATTTGAAGGATTGTCAGAAAAGCTCCAGTCAGCTCTTGGCAAACTTAAAGGTAAAGGTAAAGTTACTGAGAAAGACCTAAAGGTTGCTTTGAGAGAAGTGCGGCTTGCACTGTTAGAAGCCGATACAAACTATAAAGTTGTAAAAGATTTTGTTGGGAGAGTAAGAGAAAGAGCATTAGGTCAGGAAGTTATGGAGAGCCTTACACCAGGTCAACAGGTTATAAAAATTGTTAGAGATGAAATGACAGAACTTATGGGCTCTAGTGCAAATGAAGTAAATCTTCCATCAAGCCCACCTGGAGTTATAATGCTTGCGGGGCTTCAGGGGTCAGGAAAGACTACAATGGCTGGGAAACTGGCCCAGAAGTACAAAAAAGAGAATAAGACCCCGTTGCTTGTGGCCTGTGACGTGCAAAGACCAGCAGCCATAAAACAGCTTCAGGTTTTAGGAGAAAGATTAGATGTGCCTGTATTTAGCATGGGGGACAAAAATTCCCCAGTAGATATCGCTAAGGGGGCCCTATCTCAAGCTAAGAAAAATAACAATGAAGTGGTTATTATAGATACTGCAGGAAGGCTTCATATTGATGAAGAACTTATGGAAGAACTTCAGGCCTTAAATAGTGAAGTAAGTGCAGATGAAGTCCTTTTAGTGGTTGATGCTATGACAGGTCAGGATGCAGTTAATGTTGCAGAGACCTTTAATGAACGTCTTGATATTTCAGGCGTTATAATGACCAAACTAGATGGAGATACAAGAGGTGGAGCAGCCCTCTCTGTCAAGGCTGTAACAGGCAAGCCGATCAAATTTGCAGGAACAGGGGAAAAACTAGATGACTTAGAAGTCTTTCATCCAGACAGGATGGCTTCAAGGATCCTTGGGATGGGAGATGCCCTTTCATTAATCGAAAAAGCTGAAGAGTCCATAGATAAAGAAAAAGCTAAAGAAATGGAGAAGAAGTTAAGGTCGCAAACATTTACATTAGAAGACTTTTTGGAGCAGCTTCAACAAATTAAAAGTATGGGTCCAATAGATCAGATGATGGATATGATCCCTGGGATGGCAGGGAATAAAAAGCTTAAAAACATGTCTGTTGACGAAAGTGAGCTTGTCAAAATCGAAGCTATTATTCAGTCAATGACCAGGGAAGAAAGATTTGACCCCAGCATTATAAATAGCAGCAGGAAAAAAAGGATTGCTAAAGGTAGTGGTACCAGGGTTCAAGATGTTAATAAACTTCTAAAGCAGTTTGAAAACATGAAAAAAATGATGAAACAACTTGGCAAGATGGATAAAAAAGGAATGCAAAAGAAAATGGGTAATCTACCCTTTATGTCATAA
- a CDS encoding KH domain-containing protein, with amino-acid sequence MKDLVEFIAKSLVDRPDEVEVNEVEGKRSLVLEVKVHPDDMGKIIGKQGRIAKAIRTVVSAAAVKEDKRVTVEIIQ; translated from the coding sequence GTGAAAGATCTGGTTGAATTTATTGCCAAATCACTTGTGGATAGGCCCGATGAGGTAGAAGTTAATGAAGTGGAAGGGAAACGCTCCCTGGTTTTAGAAGTTAAGGTTCATCCAGATGATATGGGCAAAATTATTGGAAAACAGGGTAGAATAGCTAAGGCTATAAGAACAGTTGTTAGTGCTGCTGCAGTAAAAGAGGATAAAAGAGTTACAGTTGAGATTATCCAGTAA
- the rplS gene encoding 50S ribosomal protein L19, with protein sequence MTTIIDEIEKKQLRDDLPQFSPGDTVRVNIRVVEGNRERIQAFDGIVIKRQGSGVKETFTVRKVSFGVGVERTFPVHSPKIDSIKILRRGRVRRARLYYLRKLKGKKATRIKELRK encoded by the coding sequence ATGACAACCATAATTGATGAAATAGAAAAAAAACAGCTTCGAGATGACCTTCCTCAATTTAGTCCGGGTGATACTGTCAGAGTAAATATCCGGGTTGTGGAAGGAAACAGAGAAAGGATTCAGGCTTTTGACGGCATTGTTATAAAACGTCAAGGCTCTGGAGTCAAAGAAACCTTTACTGTACGTAAGGTTAGCTTTGGTGTAGGAGTTGAAAGAACTTTCCCTGTTCATTCTCCCAAAATTGACAGTATAAAAATTCTTAGAAGAGGTCGAGTAAGAAGAGCAAGGTTATATTATTTGCGTAAACTAAAAGGTAAAAAAGCAACAAGAATAAAAGAATTACGTAAATAA
- the trmD gene encoding tRNA (guanosine(37)-N1)-methyltransferase TrmD — protein sequence MRFDVLTIFPQMFDNVINTSILGRARENSLVEINLIDFREFSNNKHNKVDDYPYGGGEGMVIKPEPLYEAIESIGPLKKPEEKVVYMTAQGEPYNQKKAFNLSKLDRIVLICGHYEEIDERVRTGLVDEEISIGDYVLTGGELPAMVLMDSIIRLLPGVLGDENSAVNESFVDGLLEHPHYTRPEVFRDKKVPDVLLSGNHAAIRKWRRKESIRRTLRVRPELLKKIELSEEDKALLEELKKEEGL from the coding sequence ATGAGGTTTGATGTTTTGACTATTTTTCCTCAGATGTTTGATAATGTGATAAATACCAGCATTTTGGGGCGTGCCAGGGAAAATAGTCTAGTAGAGATAAACCTAATTGATTTCAGGGAATTCTCTAACAACAAACATAATAAAGTCGACGACTACCCTTATGGTGGAGGCGAGGGAATGGTAATTAAGCCCGAACCCCTGTACGAGGCAATTGAATCTATAGGTCCTCTTAAGAAACCAGAAGAAAAAGTGGTTTATATGACAGCCCAGGGAGAGCCTTATAATCAAAAAAAAGCTTTTAACCTTAGTAAGCTTGATAGAATTGTTTTGATCTGTGGGCATTATGAAGAGATAGATGAAAGGGTTAGGACTGGTTTAGTTGATGAAGAGATCTCAATTGGTGATTATGTTCTAACAGGAGGAGAACTCCCCGCCATGGTTTTGATGGATTCAATTATAAGGCTTTTGCCCGGTGTTTTGGGGGATGAGAATTCAGCAGTTAATGAATCATTTGTTGATGGCCTTTTGGAGCATCCTCATTATACAAGACCGGAAGTCTTTAGAGATAAGAAAGTACCTGATGTCTTGCTGTCAGGTAATCACGCGGCAATCAGAAAATGGCGGCGAAAAGAAAGTATAAGGCGGACTTTACGGGTTCGCCCAGAATTATTAAAAAAGATTGAATTAAGTGAAGAAGATAAAGCTCTCCTAGAAGAGCTTAAAAAAGAAGAAGGATTATAA
- the rnc gene encoding ribonuclease III, with product MEKTIKELIEKLGVKTENLDLFLQAVTHTSYAHEKKHNNISHNERLEFLGDAVLELITSEILYFRYPNLPEGELTKLRASIVCEESLLKVAHKLELGKYLRLGRGEEASGGRERASILADSVEAVFGALYLDVGYERTKNIVHNLMNELYEDIDRDRSISDYKTTLQELTQKNFDSCPIYRIVEEYGPDHDKKFVAQVEVDGNVFAKGKGKSKKEAEQRAAKIAWEKLK from the coding sequence ATGGAAAAAACAATTAAAGAATTAATCGAAAAGTTAGGGGTAAAAACTGAGAATTTAGATTTATTTTTGCAGGCCGTAACACATACTTCTTATGCCCATGAAAAAAAGCATAATAATATATCCCACAATGAAAGACTAGAATTTTTGGGAGATGCTGTTTTGGAGCTGATAACCAGCGAAATATTGTATTTTAGATATCCAAACTTGCCTGAAGGAGAGCTGACAAAATTAAGGGCTTCTATTGTATGTGAAGAATCTTTGCTTAAAGTTGCTCATAAACTAGAATTAGGTAAATACCTAAGACTAGGAAGGGGGGAGGAGGCAAGCGGAGGAAGAGAAAGAGCCTCTATTCTTGCTGATTCAGTGGAAGCGGTTTTTGGGGCGCTTTATTTGGATGTGGGTTATGAACGGACAAAGAACATTGTCCATAATCTTATGAATGAGTTGTATGAAGATATAGATAGAGACAGGTCTATTTCAGATTACAAAACAACTCTTCAGGAGTTAACTCAGAAAAACTTTGATTCTTGCCCTATATATAGGATCGTGGAAGAATATGGACCAGACCACGATAAGAAGTTCGTTGCACAAGTAGAAGTAGATGGTAATGTCTTTGCTAAGGGAAAGGGTAAGAGTAAAAAAGAAGCAGAACAAAGAGCAGCGAAGATTGCATGGGAAAAACTTAAATAA
- the ylxM gene encoding YlxM family DNA-binding protein: MLEKTNKINLLFDFYGPLLTDKQEKAIRLYYIEDYSLGEIADNLNISRQGVFDSLKRGEEALDRYEEKLGLYKKFAEQREVLLDLRRILEKPINQISREKCLKLLDRLT; encoded by the coding sequence ATGCTTGAAAAAACCAATAAAATTAATTTGCTTTTTGATTTTTATGGACCTTTATTGACTGACAAACAAGAAAAAGCTATTAGACTTTATTATATAGAAGACTACTCTCTTGGTGAAATCGCTGATAACTTAAATATAAGCAGGCAGGGCGTTTTTGACTCTTTAAAGAGAGGCGAAGAGGCTCTTGACAGATATGAAGAGAAGCTTGGTCTATATAAAAAATTTGCAGAGCAAAGAGAAGTTTTGTTAGACTTACGGAGGATATTGGAAAAACCAATTAATCAAATCTCCCGGGAAAAATGCTTAAAGCTTTTGGACCGGTTGACCTGA
- the rpsP gene encoding 30S ribosomal protein S16: MAVKMRLKRMGAKKQPSYRIVVADIRSPRDGKFIEELGHYNPLTEPATIKIDEEKAKKWLSNGAKPSEKVRYLLEKAGVI, translated from the coding sequence ATGGCTGTAAAAATGAGACTTAAAAGAATGGGTGCCAAAAAACAACCATCTTACCGTATTGTTGTGGCTGATATAAGATCGCCAAGAGACGGTAAATTTATTGAAGAGTTAGGGCATTATAACCCACTAACAGAACCTGCAACCATAAAGATTGATGAAGAAAAGGCTAAAAAGTGGCTTTCTAATGGTGCAAAGCCATCAGAAAAAGTACGCTACCTGTTGGAAAAAGCCGGGGTTATTTAA
- the rimM gene encoding ribosome maturation factor RimM (Essential for efficient processing of 16S rRNA) gives MENNEMVSVGKIIGFHGVKGEVKVLPLTDNPDRFSELDRVFLNGDDVSYVAHIQNAFWHKNNIVVKFKEYNSRDEVTSLKDYLINILKEERPKLGEGEYYYDEIIGLKVYDIDENYLGEIAEIKETGSNDVYIVRDEDREFLLPALKQIVNNIDLDNGRMEVSLMEGLID, from the coding sequence ATGGAAAACAATGAGATGGTTTCTGTTGGGAAGATAATTGGATTTCACGGAGTGAAAGGTGAAGTAAAAGTACTTCCCCTGACAGATAATCCCGATAGATTTAGCGAGCTAGACAGGGTCTTTCTAAATGGTGATGATGTTAGTTATGTAGCTCATATCCAAAATGCCTTCTGGCATAAAAACAATATTGTTGTAAAATTCAAGGAATATAACAGTAGAGATGAAGTTACTTCACTAAAAGATTATTTAATAAACATACTAAAAGAGGAGAGACCCAAGTTAGGTGAGGGAGAATATTATTACGATGAGATTATAGGATTAAAAGTTTATGACATAGACGAGAATTATCTAGGAGAAATAGCTGAAATCAAAGAAACAGGGAGCAACGATGTATATATAGTAAGAGATGAAGATAGAGAATTTTTATTGCCAGCACTTAAACAGATCGTTAATAATATTGACTTAGATAATGGTAGGATGGAGGTTTCGTTAATGGAAGGGCTTATAGATTAA
- a CDS encoding stage V sporulation protein S, producing MEVLKVSANSKPKAVAGALAAVVREHGSAEIQSVGAGAVNQAIKSIAIARGFVSPNGIDLVCIPAFTEIEIDGEERTAIKFYIESR from the coding sequence ATGGAGGTACTAAAAGTTTCTGCTAATTCGAAACCTAAAGCTGTTGCAGGTGCGCTAGCTGCCGTAGTAAGAGAACATGGGTCTGCCGAGATTCAATCAGTAGGTGCGGGTGCTGTTAATCAAGCAATAAAATCTATTGCTATTGCAAGAGGGTTTGTTTCTCCTAACGGGATAGACTTAGTTTGCATTCCGGCTTTTACTGAGATAGAGATAGATGGTGAAGAAAGGACTGCCATAAAGTTTTATATTGAGTCTAGATAA
- the smc gene encoding chromosome segregation protein SMC — translation MFLKRLELFGFKSFAKKTVFEFSSGITAIVGPNGSGKSNIADAILWVFGEKKAKSLRGEKMEDIIFTGTKEKSPLNMAEVSLTFDNSSNFFDSEYNEINITRRLYRTGDSSYMINKTPCRRKDILEKFMDTGIGKDAYSIISQGQIEQILSAKPVDRRYLFEETAGISKYKSRKEEALRKLENCKNDLVRVSDVLEELKSQIEPLKKQAKKAKKYKKISEMLKKLELRLFAVKIEEKRTKWYDLHEKTEGLDKELSEISAENKKMDANIENLKNKSLHIEKEIEAKNEDNNRVIEEIERNQAQKTIYEDKKNNLRSKIENLKSELANLDGEIDKKKEGINETDKELDQLEKNYEEQKNKYDIKVKELASHKEGEEDLNLKKLRENLDDVISQKSSLKANKTNQEKELENIREEIKKINDEKSVKDNEVLEQDRFVARLKDKKNDAEKELEDLTHNLDKKEQYLKDLSDKEKELTNKIQELKNHLQEKKSKIQMINEFKKDYRGFSKGVKEILVKKDKDPNFSGVLGTVSTLITVSDKYKKAIETSLGGALQNLVVDRDKDAINVINYLKKHKLGRATCLPLDNLAPRKLSIDLEKKATKSKGYLGVAANLLNTEKRFKVVADYLLARVIVMDDIKNALDLAKEINFATRIVTLDGEMVLPGGAMVGGSFSGSNKNSGFLDRDKEINDLKQSINSLNKELESNNKNLSKIVDEKNKLVSELDKIKDNKYNLMVTIKENNKELEGATKELKRLQKELDDISLKEKAKIEKRDEISNNLKKTNEGLRSVEEQENVLYRKQNEIETLSINRKDDKERIEGELSNIQVEMARLTEKIESFKDKSKKDKEDLNILKDKKERLKNDLKESGNTLDEYQTHLKELDKTINDLKEKQKDLTKSLQELKQERDNTKEKLLESEQIKNETAQKERKTEKKLNKLNVEKKEIETELKKLLDDLYEKYQLSFDSVLADNTIQKDELDINKTEKQLAKLKQGLDRLQPVNLGAIEEYNNLKSRLEFLQKQKDDLIEAENSLKNIIEDIDGVMKKKFKDTINQVNNTFKDTFKNLFGGGEASLRLTTPQDPLSSGVEIEARPPGKRLQSISLLSGGEKALTVISLLFSILKIKPTPFCILDEIDASLDEKNIYTYTKFLRDFSKKTQFIVITHRKETMQHCDALYGMSMAEAGISKLLSVSLNDDTLNESAVTK, via the coding sequence ATGTTTTTAAAAAGATTAGAGCTTTTTGGGTTTAAGTCTTTTGCTAAAAAAACGGTATTTGAATTTTCTTCAGGTATTACTGCAATAGTTGGACCTAACGGTAGCGGCAAAAGCAATATTGCGGATGCTATACTATGGGTGTTTGGCGAAAAAAAAGCCAAATCTTTACGTGGTGAAAAAATGGAAGATATAATTTTTACAGGTACAAAGGAAAAATCTCCTCTTAATATGGCAGAAGTTTCCCTGACCTTTGATAATAGCTCTAATTTTTTTGACAGCGAATATAACGAAATAAATATTACCAGGCGTTTGTACAGGACTGGCGATAGCAGCTATATGATTAATAAGACTCCCTGTAGGCGAAAAGATATTTTAGAAAAATTTATGGATACTGGTATTGGTAAAGATGCTTATTCAATCATTAGCCAGGGTCAGATAGAGCAAATTTTATCTGCTAAACCTGTTGATAGAAGATACTTATTTGAAGAAACAGCTGGAATTTCCAAGTACAAAAGTAGAAAAGAAGAAGCCTTAAGAAAACTTGAAAACTGCAAAAACGACCTGGTGAGAGTATCTGATGTATTAGAGGAATTGAAAAGCCAAATAGAGCCGCTAAAGAAGCAGGCAAAGAAGGCAAAAAAGTATAAAAAAATCAGTGAAATGTTAAAAAAGCTTGAATTAAGGTTGTTTGCTGTTAAGATAGAAGAAAAACGAACTAAATGGTATGATTTGCACGAAAAAACCGAAGGATTAGACAAAGAATTAAGTGAAATTTCTGCTGAAAATAAAAAAATGGATGCTAATATAGAAAACTTAAAAAATAAGAGCTTACATATTGAGAAAGAAATTGAAGCTAAAAATGAAGATAATAACCGTGTTATAGAAGAAATAGAAAGAAATCAGGCTCAGAAAACAATCTATGAAGATAAGAAAAATAACCTGAGAAGTAAAATAGAAAATCTTAAAAGTGAGCTGGCAAACTTAGATGGTGAAATAGACAAGAAGAAAGAAGGAATTAATGAAACTGATAAAGAGCTAGACCAGTTGGAAAAGAATTATGAAGAGCAGAAAAATAAATATGATATAAAAGTTAAAGAACTTGCATCACATAAAGAAGGAGAAGAAGATCTAAATCTAAAAAAGCTTAGAGAAAATTTAGACGATGTGATTAGTCAGAAAAGCAGTCTGAAAGCAAATAAAACAAATCAGGAAAAAGAGCTTGAAAATATAAGAGAAGAAATTAAAAAAATAAATGATGAAAAAAGTGTAAAGGATAATGAAGTTTTAGAGCAAGATAGATTTGTCGCTAGGCTAAAGGATAAAAAAAATGATGCTGAAAAAGAGTTGGAAGATTTAACTCATAATCTAGATAAGAAAGAACAATACCTAAAAGATTTGTCTGATAAAGAAAAAGAATTAACTAACAAGATACAAGAATTAAAAAATCATCTCCAGGAGAAAAAGTCTAAGATACAAATGATAAATGAATTTAAAAAAGACTATCGAGGGTTCTCTAAAGGGGTCAAAGAAATCTTAGTAAAAAAAGATAAGGACCCAAACTTTTCTGGTGTACTAGGTACAGTTTCAACACTTATTACTGTTTCGGATAAATACAAAAAAGCCATAGAAACCTCTTTGGGTGGGGCCCTTCAAAACCTTGTAGTAGATAGAGATAAAGATGCTATTAATGTGATAAATTATCTTAAGAAACATAAACTTGGACGAGCTACATGCCTTCCCCTTGATAATTTAGCTCCAAGGAAACTATCAATAGATTTAGAAAAAAAGGCTACCAAATCAAAAGGATATTTGGGAGTGGCTGCAAATTTATTGAATACAGAAAAAAGATTTAAGGTGGTAGCAGATTATCTGCTTGCAAGGGTAATTGTTATGGATGATATAAAAAATGCCCTTGATTTGGCGAAAGAAATTAATTTTGCTACGAGAATTGTTACTTTGGATGGGGAAATGGTTCTGCCTGGAGGGGCAATGGTAGGTGGGAGCTTTAGTGGCTCGAATAAAAACTCTGGGTTTTTGGATAGAGATAAGGAAATTAATGATTTAAAACAAAGTATTAATAGCTTGAACAAAGAATTAGAAAGTAACAACAAAAATTTGAGTAAAATTGTGGATGAAAAGAATAAATTGGTAAGTGAGCTAGACAAAATAAAAGATAATAAGTATAACCTAATGGTAACTATTAAAGAAAATAATAAGGAATTAGAAGGAGCTACAAAAGAATTAAAAAGGTTACAAAAAGAGCTTGATGATATATCTTTAAAGGAAAAAGCAAAGATTGAAAAAAGAGATGAGATATCAAATAACTTAAAGAAAACAAATGAAGGTCTTAGGAGTGTAGAAGAACAAGAGAACGTGCTTTATAGAAAGCAAAATGAAATTGAGACACTTAGCATAAATAGGAAAGATGATAAAGAGAGAATCGAGGGGGAATTAAGTAATATTCAGGTGGAGATGGCCAGATTAACAGAAAAGATTGAAAGCTTTAAGGATAAAAGTAAAAAAGATAAAGAAGACTTAAATATATTAAAAGATAAAAAGGAAAGATTAAAAAATGATTTAAAAGAAAGTGGGAATACTTTAGATGAATATCAGACTCACTTAAAAGAGTTAGATAAAACCATAAATGACTTAAAAGAAAAACAAAAAGATTTGACCAAGTCTTTACAAGAGCTTAAACAAGAAAGAGATAATACAAAAGAAAAACTATTAGAAAGTGAGCAAATAAAGAATGAAACTGCCCAAAAAGAAAGAAAAACAGAAAAAAAATTAAACAAATTAAACGTTGAAAAAAAGGAAATAGAAACAGAACTTAAGAAACTATTAGATGATCTTTATGAAAAATATCAACTGTCCTTTGATTCTGTGTTGGCTGATAACACTATACAAAAAGACGAGCTGGACATAAACAAAACAGAAAAACAACTAGCAAAATTGAAGCAGGGATTAGACAGATTACAGCCAGTAAATCTTGGGGCAATTGAGGAGTATAATAACTTAAAAAGCAGGCTGGAATTTTTACAAAAGCAAAAAGACGATCTTATTGAAGCAGAAAATTCTCTGAAAAATATTATTGAAGATATTGATGGAGTAATGAAGAAAAAGTTTAAAGATACAATTAATCAGGTTAATAATACATTTAAGGATACATTTAAAAATCTATTTGGGGGAGGCGAAGCTAGCCTTAGGCTTACCACCCCACAGGATCCTTTGAGTTCTGGTGTAGAAATTGAAGCAAGGCCGCCGGGCAAAAGACTGCAGAGCATATCATTGCTATCTGGCGGAGAAAAAGCCTTAACCGTAATATCTCTATTATTTTCAATTTTAAAGATTAAACCAACACCTTTTTGTATCTTAGATGAAATTGATGCATCTTTAGACGAAAAAAATATTTATACTTATACTAAATTTTTAAGGGATTTTTCTAAAAAAACACAATTTATTGTAATTACTCACCGTAAAGAAACAATGCAACACTGTGATGCTCTATACGGTATGTCTATGGCTGAGGCTGGTATAAGTAAGCTTTTGTCAGTTAGTCTAAATGACGATACTTTAAATGAATCTGCTGTTACAAAATAA
- the ftsY gene encoding signal recognition particle-docking protein FtsY, with translation MGIFSKIKDGLTKTRQGFSGKMENLFSGLKKIDEETYEELEEILISADIGVDVSIKVVDELRQEVKENKVKDPEEVYGLLKNKLVEVMGSTPEPLNKDTSDLTVIMVVGVNGGGKTTTVGKLAKNLKDNGDRVLLAAADTFRAAAIEQLSAWGDRIGVDVIKHQESADPAAVVYDAIAAAKARNADYLICDTAGRLHTKKNLMQELSKIRRVISREIPDAPQEVLLVLDATTGQNAIKQAEVFLEATSVTGIVLTKLDGTAKGGVVIATREELGIPVKYIGVGEREDDLQNFDPEEFVEALFETS, from the coding sequence ATGGGAATATTTTCTAAAATCAAAGATGGTTTAACCAAAACTAGACAAGGCTTTTCTGGTAAAATGGAAAACCTTTTTAGTGGCCTTAAAAAGATTGATGAAGAAACCTATGAAGAGCTAGAAGAGATACTTATTAGTGCAGATATCGGTGTGGATGTCTCTATAAAAGTAGTGGATGAGCTAAGACAAGAGGTGAAAGAGAATAAAGTTAAAGATCCAGAGGAGGTTTATGGACTTCTTAAAAATAAACTTGTTGAAGTTATGGGGTCTACACCTGAACCTTTGAACAAAGATACCTCTGATTTAACGGTGATTATGGTAGTAGGTGTTAATGGAGGAGGTAAAACCACTACAGTAGGTAAACTGGCAAAAAATTTAAAAGATAATGGTGATAGGGTGCTTCTTGCGGCAGCGGATACTTTTAGGGCAGCTGCTATTGAACAGCTCTCTGCCTGGGGAGACAGAATAGGTGTTGATGTGATAAAGCACCAGGAAAGTGCTGATCCAGCCGCTGTTGTATATGACGCTATCGCTGCTGCTAAAGCCAGAAATGCAGATTATCTTATCTGCGATACTGCAGGTAGATTACATACAAAGAAAAATTTAATGCAGGAGTTATCCAAAATACGTAGGGTGATCAGCAGGGAAATACCGGATGCACCTCAAGAAGTCTTACTTGTTTTAGATGCAACAACAGGGCAGAATGCAATAAAACAGGCTGAGGTGTTTTTGGAAGCTACTTCTGTTACGGGAATTGTACTGACAAAGTTAGATGGGACAGCTAAAGGTGGAGTGGTTATTGCAACTAGAGAAGAGCTTGGGATTCCTGTTAAATATATTGGTGTAGGAGAAAGAGAAGATGATCTTCAAAACTTTGATCCGGAAGAATTTGTAGAAGCTTTATTTGAAACTTCTTGA